In a single window of the Planctomycetia bacterium genome:
- a CDS encoding IS1380 family transposase: MFFSSLGRKKIVADFTGGTLTSDAGGLLLREVERRLGLVDQLAGVINDPRDPARIQHDQRVMLAQRIFAIAMGYEDLNDHQALRSDPVLAVLTGRPPSADEPLASSPTLCRLENRVTRGDLARMSRVLVEQFIASYESPPEELILDFDATDDPIHGNQEGRFFHGYYDHHCFLPLYVFCGSRLLVSYLRPSNIDGAHHAWPILKLLVQRLRQAWPGVRIIVRGDSGFCRRRMMKWCDRHGVKYVLGLARNTVLEKAAESFMQAAEAQFATTQQKVRNFHEIEYAAQTWDRPRRVIVKAERLVQGPNVRFVVTNLTDRTPNDIYDGLYTARGDMENRIKEQQLGLFADRTSCHAFLANQFRLLLSSAAYVLVETLRRTALAGTELAEAQVNTIRLKLLKVAARVVVSVRRVVLRLSSSCPLQDLWRSLVPRLRLIPPAPS; encoded by the coding sequence ATGTTCTTTTCCAGTCTCGGCCGCAAGAAAATCGTGGCCGATTTCACAGGCGGAACGCTCACCTCAGACGCCGGGGGTCTGCTGCTTCGGGAGGTCGAGCGGCGTCTGGGCCTGGTCGATCAACTGGCCGGGGTCATCAACGACCCGCGTGATCCGGCCCGAATTCAACATGACCAGCGGGTCATGCTGGCCCAGCGCATCTTTGCCATTGCGATGGGCTACGAAGATCTCAACGACCATCAAGCCCTGCGGAGCGATCCCGTGCTGGCGGTCCTGACCGGGCGGCCGCCGAGCGCGGATGAGCCGCTGGCCAGCAGTCCGACCTTGTGCCGGCTGGAGAACCGCGTCACGCGCGGCGACCTGGCACGAATGTCGCGTGTGCTGGTGGAGCAGTTCATCGCGTCCTATGAATCGCCGCCGGAGGAATTGATCCTCGACTTCGACGCGACCGACGATCCGATCCACGGCAACCAGGAAGGCCGCTTCTTCCACGGCTATTACGACCACCACTGCTTCCTACCGCTGTATGTGTTCTGCGGCTCGCGGCTGCTGGTCTCCTACCTGCGGCCCAGCAACATCGACGGGGCCCATCACGCCTGGCCCATCCTGAAGCTGCTGGTGCAGCGCTTGCGACAGGCGTGGCCCGGGGTGCGGATCATCGTCCGCGGGGATTCCGGCTTCTGCCGCCGGCGAATGATGAAATGGTGCGACCGGCACGGCGTCAAGTACGTGCTGGGCCTGGCCCGCAACACCGTCCTGGAGAAAGCGGCCGAGTCCTTCATGCAGGCGGCCGAGGCCCAGTTCGCCACCACGCAGCAGAAGGTGCGGAACTTCCACGAGATCGAGTACGCGGCGCAGACCTGGGATCGCCCGCGCCGCGTGATCGTCAAGGCCGAGCGGCTGGTTCAGGGGCCCAACGTTCGATTCGTGGTGACCAACCTGACCGACCGCACGCCGAACGATATCTACGACGGTCTGTACACGGCCCGCGGCGACATGGAGAACCGCATCAAGGAGCAGCAGCTCGGGCTCTTCGCCGATCGCACCAGTTGCCACGCCTTCCTGGCCAATCAGTTCCGGCTGCTGTTGTCCTCGGCGGCCTACGTCCTGGTGGAAACGCTGCGCCGCACGGCCCTGGCCGGCACCGAACTGGCCGAGGCCCAGGTGAACACCATTCGCCTGAAACTCCTCAAGGTCGCCGCGCGGGTGGTCGTCTCCGTGCGCCGCGTCGTACTGCGACTGTCGAGCAGCTGCCCCCTGCAGGACCTGTGGCGATCCCTGGTTCCACGACTCCGCCTGATCCCGCCCGCCCCATCATGA
- a CDS encoding universal stress protein, producing the protein MKILVAHDGSQYSESALVSLRLAGLPSDTEVHVLSVLDDQSIRCGSATGGAETGGQRQPDSGEDYERQLAIARRGADLIRSLFPSWAVTAEVRVGSPALEIIKCAEGDDGQAGARPFDLVVVGSRGLGGLKRLLLGSVAHRIVTTLRGSVRVSRGRQDRLNFPPESDETSAPRLIVGVDGSPDAHAAVEVIASRSWPVGTRVVVASFETGPLTFVSQQVDNTIWGGAPLSSDSPAVSGRPALRVVSEAADFLRLQRPELLVTTLVNPAHPQYGLLEAAETCDKNGADCIFVGATGHRGIVRFLLGSVSTTVAMNANCSVEIVRRGT; encoded by the coding sequence ATGAAGATACTCGTAGCCCATGACGGCTCTCAGTACAGCGAATCCGCGCTGGTAAGCCTTCGACTTGCCGGACTTCCCTCCGACACCGAGGTTCATGTCTTATCGGTTCTCGATGATCAATCAATCCGTTGCGGTTCGGCGACCGGAGGAGCAGAGACAGGCGGGCAACGTCAGCCGGATTCCGGCGAGGACTACGAGAGGCAGCTCGCGATTGCACGGCGGGGAGCTGATCTGATCCGCAGCCTCTTCCCGAGTTGGGCGGTTACGGCTGAAGTCCGCGTTGGATCCCCGGCATTGGAGATCATCAAGTGCGCCGAAGGTGACGATGGACAGGCGGGGGCTCGTCCTTTCGACCTAGTGGTAGTTGGTTCGCGCGGCCTCGGAGGGCTGAAGCGGTTGTTGCTGGGCAGCGTAGCCCACCGCATCGTGACGACACTTCGAGGTTCGGTGCGGGTGTCGAGGGGACGGCAAGATCGCCTGAATTTCCCGCCGGAATCGGACGAGACTTCCGCGCCGCGGCTGATCGTAGGCGTGGACGGCTCACCGGATGCGCACGCGGCGGTCGAAGTGATAGCGTCCCGGAGTTGGCCCGTTGGGACTCGTGTCGTCGTCGCGTCATTTGAGACGGGCCCACTGACGTTTGTCTCTCAACAGGTAGATAATACGATCTGGGGCGGTGCGCCACTCTCGTCCGATTCGCCGGCGGTCAGTGGGCGGCCGGCCTTGCGGGTTGTGTCCGAAGCCGCGGATTTTTTGCGCCTTCAGCGCCCGGAGCTATTAGTAACCACGCTCGTGAATCCAGCCCACCCCCAGTACGGCCTGTTGGAAGCGGCCGAGACATGCGATAAGAATGGAGCGGACTGCATCTTTGTCGGCGCTACCGGACATCGCGGAATCGTGCGGTTCCTATTAGGCAGCGTTTCGACGACCGTGGCCATGAACGCGAATTGTTCGGTCGAGATCGTTCGGCGCGGAACATAG
- a CDS encoding universal stress protein, whose product MRDFKNILVGVDLSQGDHFVSDELPPPSIEAIERALWLAKLNSARLRFFYALDVSAATQRMIAESQGGEQSVLDQAKRVLGDLVERARSENIDASLEVRFGKSWLEMIRLVMRDGHDLVVAGTRHLGAVRGFLMGSTGIKLLRLCPCPVWITQRRNGEEIKSVLVAHCLRPVGDLAMEYGCAMAELNGAQLHVIHSLEFPKFDCKFPSVVSSAKAEALRSEAQQHIESQLKNFNFNQQPQVHIVTDPPDLAIMQHIEKCDIELLVMATIAHTGIAGFLIGNTAERLLPQIPCSVLAVKPPEFVSPVSA is encoded by the coding sequence ATGAGAGATTTCAAGAACATATTGGTTGGAGTTGACCTCTCGCAAGGAGACCATTTTGTCTCGGACGAATTGCCGCCTCCCAGCATCGAGGCGATCGAACGCGCCCTGTGGCTGGCCAAATTGAATTCGGCACGGTTGCGTTTCTTCTACGCGCTCGACGTGTCCGCCGCGACTCAACGAATGATCGCGGAATCCCAAGGCGGTGAACAATCGGTACTTGATCAGGCAAAGCGTGTACTCGGCGATCTCGTTGAGCGTGCTAGATCGGAAAACATAGACGCCAGTCTGGAGGTGCGCTTCGGCAAGAGCTGGTTGGAGATGATTCGGCTCGTAATGCGCGACGGGCACGATCTCGTCGTGGCTGGAACGCGGCACCTTGGCGCAGTGCGAGGCTTTCTCATGGGGAGTACGGGCATCAAGCTATTGCGGCTATGTCCCTGTCCCGTCTGGATTACACAGCGTCGGAACGGTGAGGAGATCAAATCTGTACTCGTCGCGCATTGCCTGCGACCGGTAGGTGACCTGGCAATGGAATACGGGTGTGCCATGGCGGAACTGAATGGCGCTCAATTGCATGTTATTCACTCGCTCGAATTCCCGAAATTCGACTGTAAATTCCCGTCGGTCGTATCTTCCGCAAAGGCCGAAGCACTCCGCTCCGAGGCGCAGCAACACATTGAATCGCAATTGAAAAACTTCAATTTTAACCAACAGCCGCAGGTTCACATCGTCACCGATCCACCTGACTTAGCGATCATGCAACATATCGAGAAGTGTGACATTGAACTCCTGGTCATGGCCACCATTGCTCATACGGGGATCGCGGGGTTCCTCATCGGCAACACGGCCGAGCGATTGCTGCCGCAGATTCCGTGCTCCGTGTTAGCGGTAAAGCCGCCGGAGTTCGTTTCTCCAGTTTCGGCCTGA
- a CDS encoding Rrf2 family transcriptional regulator: MLSKTAEYALRVAYWLARTPDRSASADQLAEITQIPRRYLHKVVQDLVRAGLVRSQPGPGGGYAFDQPPGRTTLLDVVSAVAPLERIKHCPLGLPSHTSLCPLHRELDNAFAATEKALTRVSLAQLLRSASPIIPLCDAPRRRGMLQLPQLCEVRKCSTRKVSRSSTAVTRKRSQTH; this comes from the coding sequence ATGCTGTCGAAAACCGCTGAATACGCTCTCCGGGTTGCCTATTGGCTTGCACGAACGCCGGATCGGTCCGCGTCGGCGGATCAACTCGCCGAAATCACTCAAATACCACGGCGGTATTTGCACAAGGTGGTCCAGGACCTTGTTCGAGCCGGGCTGGTGCGATCCCAGCCGGGTCCAGGCGGCGGTTATGCGTTCGACCAGCCGCCGGGGAGGACCACTCTCCTCGATGTTGTCAGTGCCGTGGCGCCGCTCGAGCGTATCAAGCATTGCCCGCTCGGATTGCCTTCGCATACGAGCCTGTGTCCGCTGCATAGGGAATTAGACAATGCCTTTGCCGCTACCGAAAAGGCACTGACGCGGGTGAGCCTCGCCCAACTGCTCCGATCCGCAAGCCCAATCATCCCTTTATGCGATGCTCCTCGCCGGCGCGGCATGTTGCAACTTCCGCAGTTGTGCGAAGTTCGCAAGTGTTCGACTAGGAAGGTCTCGCGATCGAGCACGGCGGTGACACGAAAGCGTTCCCAGACACACTGA
- a CDS encoding sigma-54-dependent Fis family transcriptional regulator: protein MTNQDRILVVDDSVSTLKVLERNLVTQGYVVFTAQDVANAVELLESTSVDLVVTDLRMPRIGGLDLIRHVRSNLPDTGVIMITGFASIGSAVSAMREGAEDYLPKPFTDEELIATVQGALEKVHARRAAKAPAAEMHQPPHGLIGDSSAMRQVFDLISRAAVADATVLISGESGTGKELVARAIHYGGTRASGPFVPVNCAGIPEGLVESELFGHVKGAFTSATSNRAGLFAAADEGTIFLDEIGELAPSAQAKLLRVLQEQEVQMVGADRSRAVNVRVIAATNKDLGSMVERGAFREDLFYRLYVVTIDLPSLRERDDDVLLLAHYFLERFSKQAGRPVPRLTDRAIESLRAYSWPGNVRELQNLIQRLIVMTDGDTIDATALPLAMRFTVPRERGLQRSLDDVEREHINAVLATVGGNKTRAAEILGIDRKTLREKLKNYKSL, encoded by the coding sequence ATGACGAATCAGGACCGCATTCTCGTGGTCGATGACTCCGTAAGCACCCTCAAGGTCCTGGAGAGGAACCTCGTTACGCAGGGATACGTGGTCTTCACGGCGCAAGACGTCGCCAATGCGGTCGAATTGCTGGAAAGCACTTCTGTCGATCTGGTTGTAACGGATCTCCGCATGCCGAGGATCGGGGGGCTCGACCTGATTCGCCACGTGCGCAGCAACCTTCCCGACACCGGCGTCATCATGATCACGGGATTCGCCTCGATCGGAAGTGCGGTGTCAGCCATGCGGGAAGGCGCGGAAGACTATCTACCCAAGCCCTTCACCGACGAAGAGCTGATCGCCACCGTGCAAGGTGCATTGGAGAAGGTCCATGCGCGCCGCGCTGCCAAGGCGCCCGCCGCTGAAATGCATCAGCCTCCGCATGGCCTGATCGGCGATTCGTCGGCGATGCGGCAAGTCTTCGACCTGATTTCCCGGGCAGCGGTCGCGGACGCCACAGTTTTGATCTCCGGCGAAAGCGGCACCGGTAAAGAGCTGGTCGCCCGCGCGATCCACTACGGCGGCACTCGGGCATCGGGGCCGTTTGTTCCCGTGAACTGCGCGGGCATTCCCGAAGGCCTGGTGGAAAGTGAACTTTTCGGCCACGTGAAGGGCGCGTTTACCAGCGCGACGTCCAACCGCGCCGGATTGTTCGCGGCCGCCGATGAAGGGACGATCTTCCTCGATGAGATCGGCGAGCTGGCGCCCTCGGCACAGGCCAAATTGCTGCGCGTGCTCCAGGAGCAGGAAGTTCAAATGGTCGGCGCCGACCGGTCCCGTGCGGTCAATGTCCGTGTGATCGCCGCGACCAACAAGGACTTGGGGTCGATGGTTGAGCGTGGAGCATTCCGGGAGGATCTGTTCTATCGACTTTACGTGGTGACGATTGATCTTCCTTCGCTGCGCGAGCGCGACGACGACGTCCTGCTGTTGGCGCATTACTTCCTGGAACGGTTTTCGAAGCAGGCGGGTCGGCCCGTTCCGAGGCTGACCGATCGAGCGATTGAGTCTCTTCGCGCCTATTCATGGCCGGGCAATGTTCGAGAGCTTCAGAATCTCATTCAGCGTCTCATCGTCATGACTGACGGCGACACCATCGATGCGACGGCGTTGCCCCTCGCGATGCGATTCACGGTGCCGCGCGAGCGCGGGCTTCAGCGTTCGCTCGACGATGTTGAGCGTGAGCACATCAATGCGGTTCTCGCTACCGTCGGAGGGAACAAGACCCGCGCGGCTGAGATTCTCGGCATCGATCGCAAGACTCTTCGAGAGAAGTTGAAGAACTACAAATCGCTTTGA
- a CDS encoding Glu/Leu/Phe/Val dehydrogenase, translating into MLTETPTIATEARGIVEPTLTDRAAEALDSPVRRSLYNTVLQQFNAAADSMRLDAGVRKILARPKNEIVVNFPVRMDDGHIEMFVGYRVQHNDALGPFKGGLRYHPHVEIDEVRALAAWMTWKCAVVGVPFGGAKGGIQIDPSDYSRAEIEHITRRFVFALGDNIGPEYDIPAPDVNTNAQIMAWILDTYLSTRPAHERQCNIHVVTGKPIAAGGSEGRDKATGQGVAFIVDEWAKDNMVDLSQMTFMVQGFGNVGSWAARLLVQRGARLIAVEDVTGAVRNDSGIDPEDLLTYVRRSGSLDAYPKAEVITHREFFGTKADLFVPAAMENQITATTAPWLKVRLVVEAANGPTDAEGDRLLRQNGVELLPDILCNSGGVIVSYFEWLQNKRNEAWDLEEVDRRLRRMITNAYRSVRRTEKESNVDPRTAAYLVALKRLERLYMERGIFP; encoded by the coding sequence ATGTTGACAGAGACACCGACCATCGCGACGGAAGCCCGCGGCATCGTCGAGCCGACACTGACGGACCGTGCCGCTGAAGCGCTTGATTCACCGGTCCGCAGAAGTCTCTATAACACTGTTTTGCAACAGTTCAACGCCGCCGCTGATTCAATGAGGTTGGATGCCGGCGTTCGAAAAATACTCGCCCGTCCCAAGAATGAGATTGTTGTGAACTTTCCGGTGCGCATGGACGACGGCCACATTGAAATGTTCGTGGGTTACCGAGTGCAGCACAACGACGCACTGGGTCCCTTCAAGGGCGGCCTGCGCTACCATCCGCATGTCGAAATTGACGAAGTTCGCGCGTTGGCGGCATGGATGACCTGGAAGTGCGCCGTCGTAGGCGTGCCGTTCGGCGGCGCCAAGGGCGGCATTCAAATTGATCCGAGTGATTATTCGCGGGCTGAGATTGAGCACATCACGCGGCGCTTTGTCTTCGCGTTGGGCGATAACATCGGTCCCGAGTACGACATCCCGGCTCCCGATGTGAACACGAATGCCCAGATCATGGCGTGGATACTTGACACCTATCTCTCGACGCGACCGGCACACGAACGGCAGTGCAACATCCACGTGGTCACTGGAAAGCCGATCGCCGCCGGCGGCAGCGAGGGCCGCGACAAAGCCACGGGCCAGGGCGTCGCATTCATCGTTGATGAATGGGCAAAAGACAACATGGTTGATCTGAGTCAGATGACATTCATGGTTCAGGGATTCGGTAACGTCGGGTCGTGGGCCGCGCGGCTACTTGTCCAGCGTGGCGCTCGATTGATCGCGGTCGAGGACGTTACAGGCGCTGTTCGAAACGATAGCGGGATCGACCCCGAGGACTTGCTGACTTATGTCCGGCGGTCCGGCAGCCTGGACGCCTATCCCAAGGCCGAGGTGATCACTCATCGCGAGTTCTTCGGGACGAAGGCCGACTTGTTCGTTCCTGCCGCCATGGAGAATCAGATCACCGCGACGACCGCGCCATGGCTCAAGGTCCGACTGGTAGTCGAGGCGGCCAATGGTCCGACGGACGCCGAGGGCGACAGGCTTCTCCGACAGAACGGCGTCGAGCTGCTGCCGGACATCCTGTGCAACAGCGGCGGCGTCATCGTGAGCTACTTCGAATGGCTCCAGAACAAGCGGAATGAGGCGTGGGATCTCGAAGAAGTTGACCGCCGTTTGCGAAGGATGATCACAAACGCCTATCGGTCCGTGCGACGAACAGAAAAGGAATCGAACGTCGACCCGCGGACGGCCGCGTATCTCGTCGCACTAAAACGCCTCGAACGACTGTACATGGAGCGGGGAATCTTCCCCTAG
- a CDS encoding HPF/RaiA family ribosome-associated protein: MQVQIVTQSHPLGDWSREHLQNRLRRSLARFVHRIESVTVSFEDVNGPRGGIDIQCRIRLLMFPRGEINVSAVGKSAYLAMHNAIQRAKRRLRRAAPDRSRDAAHYNLHSLKLGL, from the coding sequence ATGCAAGTTCAAATTGTTACGCAGAGCCATCCTCTGGGTGATTGGAGTCGAGAGCACCTGCAAAATCGGCTTCGGCGTTCCCTGGCTCGTTTCGTCCATCGTATCGAAAGCGTGACGGTTAGCTTTGAGGACGTGAACGGGCCGCGCGGCGGAATCGACATCCAGTGTCGCATAAGGCTGCTCATGTTTCCGCGCGGAGAAATAAATGTTTCGGCGGTGGGGAAGTCGGCCTATTTGGCGATGCACAACGCGATCCAACGAGCCAAGCGGCGGCTAAGAAGGGCGGCTCCAGACCGGAGTCGTGACGCCGCGCACTATAATCTGCACAGTCTGAAGCTTGGATTGTAG
- a CDS encoding ATP-binding protein: MLEAQLRHADRLATIGQLAAGVAHEMNEPLSNILGFAQLALKAPEIPQPVIDDLREIVAASLRAREIVKKLLLFAHQTPLKKAPININELIEDALFLLEAGCERQGIKLIRQLAANLPTIEADPIQIRQVLVNLTVNAMQAIAVEGTVTIETRFEAMRLVISVADTGQGMSPETLRKVFNPFFSTKDVGEGTGLGLSVVHGIVTAHGGTIDAESREGQGSRFIVRLPLIGNVRQPASGKSQS; encoded by the coding sequence TTGCTCGAAGCGCAGTTGCGCCACGCCGATCGCCTCGCGACGATCGGCCAACTCGCCGCAGGCGTTGCACACGAAATGAATGAACCATTGAGCAACATACTCGGCTTCGCGCAACTGGCCCTGAAGGCGCCGGAAATACCACAGCCGGTCATCGATGATCTGCGTGAAATCGTCGCGGCTTCATTGCGAGCTCGTGAGATCGTCAAGAAGCTGTTGCTTTTCGCCCATCAAACACCGCTCAAGAAGGCGCCCATAAACATAAACGAACTCATCGAAGATGCTTTGTTTCTCTTGGAGGCCGGGTGCGAGAGGCAGGGTATCAAATTGATACGGCAACTCGCCGCCAATCTGCCGACCATCGAGGCGGATCCGATTCAGATTCGCCAGGTGCTCGTGAATCTGACGGTCAACGCGATGCAGGCCATTGCGGTCGAGGGGACCGTGACAATTGAGACCAGGTTCGAGGCGATGCGCCTGGTAATATCCGTGGCCGACACCGGTCAAGGAATGAGCCCCGAGACCCTGCGTAAAGTATTCAACCCCTTCTTTTCGACCAAGGATGTTGGCGAAGGGACGGGCCTGGGCTTGTCGGTCGTTCACGGCATCGTTACGGCACATGGTGGTACAATTGACGCGGAGAGCCGTGAAGGACAGGGCTCCCGCTTCATCGTTCGGTTGCCTCTCATTGGAAATGTCCGGCAGCCTGCTTCTGGAAAGAGTCAATCATGA
- a CDS encoding DUF488 family protein: MSGVPIKHGTSPAISRSSHASRAANEGRQQRRTPERRTKRKVDRIRIKRAYDTATAPDGHRVLVDHIWPRGLSKDVLRIETWLKTIAPSTPLRKWFDHEPEKWDGFRAKYAAELRQKPDEVTFLLELAREGVVTLVYAARDEAHNNALALAEFLRGLEYSSRRR, translated from the coding sequence ATGTCTGGCGTCCCAATTAAGCATGGGACGTCTCCGGCAATTTCCCGCTCGTCGCATGCTTCGCGAGCAGCTAATGAAGGCCGCCAACAGCGAAGGACACCCGAGCGCAGGACGAAGCGCAAGGTCGATCGAATTCGAATCAAGCGCGCCTATGATACAGCGACCGCTCCGGACGGGCATCGGGTGCTCGTAGACCACATCTGGCCACGCGGGCTCTCGAAAGATGTCCTCCGGATCGAAACTTGGCTCAAGACAATCGCTCCGAGCACGCCGCTGCGAAAGTGGTTCGACCACGAGCCGGAGAAGTGGGACGGATTCCGCGCGAAATACGCCGCGGAGCTTCGCCAGAAGCCGGACGAGGTCACATTTCTCTTGGAACTCGCCCGCGAGGGTGTCGTAACGCTCGTCTACGCCGCTCGCGATGAAGCGCACAACAACGCATTGGCGCTGGCAGAATTCCTGCGCGGACTAGAATACAGCTCAAGGAGAAGGTGA
- a CDS encoding 2-oxoglutarate dehydrogenase E1 component has product MNDDASHSDPVNAANVERLFNNYRSDPDSVPMEWRAIFDRFNDDRHANPATTRDIVTSDIGFVASKDASQSAVLQDRVDQLVRAYRVRGHMIAQIDPLNFPRPSSPELDPAHYGLTEADMDRQVSSRTIAGPGVRTLRDLLRRMRNTYCRSIGAQFMHIDDLPTRHWLQERMEGTENRLELTRRQQFRIFTSLTKAVTFEELLQKKFVGAKTFSLEGCESLIPLIDLAIDRAAEHGIREIVIAMAHRGRLNVLANIMGKRPADIFREFEPRDPAAYAGTGDVKHHLGHSTDWESADGRLVHLSLCFNPSHLEFINPVAQGRMRAKQDRAGDVRRKTGMLLLIHGDASIAGEGIVQETLNLSELQGYSVGGALHVVVNNQIGFTTSPAEARSSLYATDVAKILQSPILHVNGEDPEAVAQVIRLAMDFRMEFQRDIVVDMYGYRKHGHNEMDEPAYTQPVLYRAIRMRKPVREAYLDHLLKLGKITRDEADSVADMFHQALEKDLAEARGQSYVSPDTQLTGIWSGYHGGSEPTDEVSTGVEKERLVGMMRQMLSVPPGFHRHPRLERFVNKREQMIAGESPLDWSAAETLALASLATEGTRIRLSGQDSARGTFSHRHAVLHDQENGETYVPLQHLAIGQAPVEIHNSPLSEASVVGFEYGYSLDCPDGLVMWEAQFGDFVNAAQVLIDQFIVSGEDKWRRLSGLVLLLPHGFDGQGPEHSSAYIERFLTLAAEDNIQIVQPSTPAQLFHLLRRQVLRSWRKPLVVFTPKSLLRHPAAVSSLDEFVDGHFQRVISDRDRDPSNVKKILLCGGQLYYDLAATRERTKRDDVAIVRIEQFYPWRMEDLDAALSRYPDGTRAYWVQDEPRNLGAWSYLRVRLGERLLGRFPFSGISRPESASPATGTSASHKYEQRLLIQEAFGAADDRDG; this is encoded by the coding sequence ATGAACGATGACGCCAGCCATTCCGATCCCGTTAATGCAGCAAACGTCGAGCGCCTGTTCAACAACTATCGGTCTGATCCAGATTCAGTTCCGATGGAATGGCGGGCGATTTTCGATCGATTCAATGATGACCGGCACGCCAATCCTGCGACCACCCGCGACATCGTGACGAGTGACATAGGGTTTGTCGCATCCAAGGACGCGTCGCAAAGCGCTGTGCTCCAGGATCGCGTCGATCAGCTCGTCCGCGCCTACCGCGTGCGCGGCCACATGATCGCACAAATCGACCCACTCAATTTCCCCCGACCGTCGTCACCGGAACTGGACCCGGCCCACTACGGTCTGACCGAAGCAGACATGGATCGACAAGTTTCCAGCAGGACGATCGCCGGCCCAGGGGTGCGGACGCTTCGTGACCTGCTGCGCCGGATGCGCAATACATACTGCCGATCGATCGGTGCGCAATTCATGCACATAGACGATCTCCCGACTCGCCATTGGCTCCAGGAACGTATGGAGGGCACGGAGAACCGCCTGGAATTAACGCGCCGGCAGCAATTCAGAATCTTTACGAGTCTCACAAAGGCGGTGACCTTCGAGGAATTATTACAGAAAAAATTCGTGGGGGCGAAGACCTTCTCACTCGAGGGCTGCGAAAGTCTTATTCCGCTTATCGATTTGGCGATCGATCGCGCTGCAGAACACGGAATTCGCGAGATCGTCATTGCAATGGCCCACCGTGGACGGCTCAACGTCCTTGCGAACATCATGGGCAAACGGCCGGCCGACATTTTCCGCGAATTCGAACCTCGCGATCCCGCCGCATACGCCGGCACCGGAGATGTTAAGCATCACCTCGGCCACAGTACGGACTGGGAATCAGCGGACGGTCGTCTCGTTCATCTGTCGCTTTGCTTTAATCCCAGCCATCTCGAGTTCATCAATCCGGTCGCCCAGGGACGGATGCGCGCCAAACAGGACCGCGCCGGTGATGTGCGGCGGAAAACAGGAATGTTGCTCTTGATTCACGGCGATGCGTCGATCGCCGGCGAGGGCATCGTCCAGGAGACACTGAATCTAAGCGAACTCCAGGGCTATTCAGTCGGCGGCGCGCTTCATGTCGTCGTAAACAATCAGATCGGATTCACGACTTCTCCCGCCGAGGCCCGTTCAAGCCTCTACGCCACGGATGTGGCGAAAATACTCCAGAGCCCAATCCTTCACGTCAATGGCGAGGACCCCGAGGCCGTTGCTCAGGTGATCCGTTTGGCGATGGACTTTCGCATGGAATTTCAGCGGGACATCGTTGTCGATATGTACGGCTACCGCAAGCACGGCCATAACGAAATGGACGAACCCGCCTACACGCAGCCCGTCCTCTATCGGGCGATCCGGATGCGCAAGCCGGTTCGCGAAGCTTACCTGGATCATCTGCTGAAGCTCGGAAAGATCACCAGGGATGAAGCCGACTCAGTCGCTGATATGTTTCATCAGGCGCTGGAAAAAGACCTCGCCGAAGCCCGCGGCCAAAGCTATGTGTCGCCGGATACCCAATTGACGGGCATCTGGTCAGGATATCATGGTGGCTCGGAGCCGACGGATGAAGTTTCGACCGGCGTGGAGAAGGAGCGGCTCGTCGGCATGATGCGACAAATGCTCTCGGTCCCGCCAGGTTTCCATCGCCACCCTCGGCTGGAGCGCTTCGTCAACAAGCGCGAACAGATGATCGCAGGGGAATCCCCGCTGGATTGGTCTGCCGCCGAAACGCTGGCGCTCGCGAGCTTGGCGACCGAAGGCACCCGCATCCGACTCAGTGGACAAGATAGCGCCCGCGGCACCTTCAGTCATCGCCATGCCGTCTTGCACGACCAGGAGAACGGCGAGACCTACGTTCCGTTACAGCACTTGGCAATCGGGCAAGCACCGGTGGAGATTCACAATAGCCCGCTGTCTGAGGCGTCCGTCGTCGGTTTTGAATACGGCTACAGCCTCGACTGCCCGGATGGTCTCGTTATGTGGGAAGCGCAATTCGGTGACTTTGTGAATGCCGCGCAAGTCTTGATAGATCAATTCATCGTCAGCGGTGAAGACAAATGGAGACGGCTGAGCGGCCTGGTATTGCTGCTTCCACACGGTTTCGACGGTCAAGGGCCTGAACACTCCAGCGCCTATATCGAACGGTTTCTCACTCTGGCGGCTGAGGACAACATTCAGATCGTGCAGCCTTCGACTCCCGCCCAACTGTTTCACCTGCTGCGCCGACAAGTGCTCCGGTCATGGCGCAAGCCACTTGTCGTCTTCACCCCCAAAAGTCTTCTTAGGCACCCGGCGGCCGTCTCCAGCCTCGACGAATTCGTCGATGGACATTTCCAGCGGGTCATCTCGGATCGGGATCGCGACCCCTCCAATGTCAAAAAGATTCTGCTCTGTGGCGGACAGCTTTACTACGACCTCGCGGCGACTCGCGAGAGGACCAAGCGAGACGACGTCGCCATCGTCCGCATCGAACAGTTTTATCCGTGGCGCATGGAAGATTTGGACGCGGCGCTCTCGCGTTACCCCGATGGGACGCGAGCCTATTGGGTCCAGGACGAGCCGCGTAACCTGGGGGCATGGAGTTACCTGAGAGTACGCCTCGGAGAGCGCCTACTCGGGCGTTTCCCATTCTCGGGGATCAGCCGTCCCGAGTCGGCCAGCCCGGCCACGGGAACTTCTGCCAGCCACAAATATGAGCAGAGACTTCTGATTCAGGAAGCGTTCGGCGCTGCGGATGATCGGGACGGTTGA